One Molothrus ater isolate BHLD 08-10-18 breed brown headed cowbird chromosome 4, BPBGC_Mater_1.1, whole genome shotgun sequence genomic window carries:
- the PRADC1 gene encoding protease-associated domain-containing protein 1, whose translation MLLWLWLWLCVCCWPACGLRIHEYLYFQVLSPGDIRYIFTATPAKDFGGVFNTRYDQIHLVPADPPEACGELNNGVFIQDQIALVERGGCSFLSKTRVIQEHGGRAVIIADNAYDNDSFYIEMIQDSSRRTADIPALFLLGRDGYMIRRSLEQHGLPWAVISIPVNVTSIPTYEMMQPPWTFW comes from the exons atgctgctctggctctggctctggctctgcgTCTGCTGCTGGCCGGCCTGCG GATTACGCATCCATGAGTATTTGTACTTCCAAGTGCTGAGCCCCGGAGACATCCGCTACATCTTCACTGCCACCCCAGCCAAGGATTTTGGCGGCGTGTTT AACACAAGGTACGACCAGATCCACCTGGTGCCCGCGGATCCTCCAGAGGCCTGTGGAGAGCTCAACAATGGGGTCTTCATCCAGGACCAGATCGCCTTGGTGGAGAGGGG gggCTGCTCGTTCCTGTCCAAGACACGAGTGATCCAGGAGCACGGCGGGCGGGCCGTCATCATCGCCGACAACGCCTACGACAACGACAGCTTCTACATCGAGATGATCCAGGACAGCTCCCGGCGCACGGCCGACATCCCCGCGCTcttcctgctgggcagggacgG GTACATGATCAGGcgctccctggagcagcacgGGCTCCCCTGGGCCGTCATCTCCATTCCTGTCAACGTCACCAGCATTCCCACCTACGAGATGATGCAGCCCCCCTGGACCTTCTGGTAG
- the SMYD5 gene encoding histone-lysine N-trimethyltransferase SMYD5 — protein MAAAAGPHAGAAAEARFISSAKGKGLFATRNIRKGETVFVERPVVSSQFLWNALYNYRACDHCLRALETAEENAQRLLGKSSLVLPHPEQCSIRKDLHQQCPRCQVTYCSAECRQAALEQYHQVLCLGPSRDDPTHPLNKLQEAWRNMHYPPETSSIMLMARMVATIKQAKDKEWWIKAFSQFCNKTANEEEEIVHKLLGDKFKGQLELLRLLFTEALYDEYLSRWFTPEGFRSLFALVGTNGQGIGTSSLSQWVHACDALELPVLQREELDAFIDQLYKDIEKESGEFLNCEGSGLYVLQSCCNHSCIPNAETSFPENNFLLHLTALEDIEAGEEICISYLDCCQRERSRHSRNKILRENYLFTCSCPKCLAQADDADVTSDEEEEGEGETDDAELEDEMTDV, from the exons AtggcggccgcggcggggccACACGCCGGGGCTGCGGCGGAGGCGCGGTTCATCAGCAGCGCCAAG GGAAAGGGCTTGTTCGCCACCAGAAACATCCGCAAAGGGGAAACAGTCTTCGTGGAGAGGCCGGTGGTGTCATCCCAGTTTCTCTGGAATGCCCTGTACAACTACCGAG CCTGTGATCACTGCCTGCGGGCGCTGGAGACGGCGGAGGAGAACGCCCAGCGCCTGCTGGGGAAGAgctccctggtgctgcctcaCCCGGAGCAGTGCAGCATCAGGAAGGACCTGCACCAGCAGTGTCCCCGCTGCCAG GTGACGTACTGCAGTGCAGagtgcaggcaggcagctctggagcagtaCCACCAGGTCCTGTGCCTCGGCCCGTCCCGGGACGACCCCACGCACCCCCTCAACAAGCTGCAGGAGGCATGGAG AAACATGCATTACCCCCCAGAGACATCCAGCATCATGCTGATGGCCAGGATGGTTGCCACCATCAAACAG GCTAAAGATAAGGAGTGGTGGATCAAGGCCTTCTCCCAGTTCTGCAACAAGACAGCAAATGAAGAAGAGGAGATTGTGCACAAACTGCTGGGGGACAAATTTAAG ggccagctggagctgctgcgcCTGCTCTTCACTGAGGCTCTTTATGATGAATATCTCAGCAGG TGGTTCACCCCAGAAGGCTTTCGATCCCTCTTTGCCCTCGTCGGGACCAATGGCCAAGGCATAGGAACCAG ctccctgagccagTGGGTGCACGCGTGCgatgctctggagctgcccGTGCTGCAGCGGGAGGAGCTGGATGCCTTCATCGACCAGCTCTACAAGGACATTGAGAAGG agtcGGGAGAGTTCCTCAACTGCGAGGGATCAGGGCTCtatgtgctgcagagctgct GTAACCACAGCTGCATCCCCAATGCTGAGACATCCTTCCCAGAAAACAACTTCCTCCTGCATCTCACTGCTCTGGAGGACATCGAAGCAGGAGAG GAAATCTGCATCAGTTACTTAGACTGCTGTCAGAGGGAGCGGAGCAGACACAGCCGCAACAAGATACTCAG GGAGAACTACTTGTTTACCTGCTCGTGTCCCAAGTGCCTCGCGCAAGCCGACGACGCCGACGTGACGTcggacgaggaggaggagggcgaAGGAGAGACTGACGATGCTGAGCTGGAGGATGAGATGACTGATGTGTGA